One genomic segment of Zymoseptoria tritici IPO323 chromosome 5, whole genome shotgun sequence includes these proteins:
- a CDS encoding aminoglycoside phosphotransferase (Aminoglycoside phosphotransferase), with product MSSRRVTFNVSELANVAASSVGASCVGIERLPDGMHNRALLLTMDNGKQVVAKLPCPNAGQSHFTTASEVATMEFMRTRLNTPVPEVYAWCSHAERTTVGAEYIIMEKAEGVLLETIWQKMELRQQGALVKAIVRLQAEWASSLFAGYGSIYYATDLEEERRLPLHASSSAQEIFALGPITGRDWNDNGRLDVAFDRGPWKTVEQYLEAVGLREAKCVKELSRLPPPQVTLSGPGLYESTREKKLRALCYYQQIFRHLLPHPGDSPIRRPVPWHGDLHVANMFVDPKDPTKILSIIDWQSTEVAPLFVQARQPYIIDFEGPQLPDLSTEHPSLPEDFDQLSPGEQAAAHNLRLRQALVMAYRQRTRVMAPDIWKAFEYQATPAAQLLQLARVLLVDGEGMYTARIAEHLRDPDGILKESGISMTEAEMAEAEADGEKAVLGIQWMTGISDTIGRELFPLGGCVKTERYDESKDALRQCKEQVIEEFAKTDEERKAWEDAWPFDN from the exons ATGAGCTCTCGACGGGTTACCTTCAATGTCAGCGAGCTCGCCAATGTTGCTGCTAGCAGTGTTGGTGCATCATGTGTTGGGATCGAAAGGTTGCCCGATGGCATGCACAACAGGGCTTTGCTTCTGACCATGGACAATGGCAAGCAGGTCGTCGCCAAACTCCCATGCCCGAACGCTGGTCAGTCTCACTTCACGACTGCAAGCGAAGTCGCCACAATGGAATTTATGCGCACTCGGTTGAATACCCCTGTCCCCGAGGTATATGCTTGGTGCAGTCATGCGGAAAGGACCACGGTAGGAGCTGAGTACATCATCATGGAAAAGGCCGAAGGAGTGCTACTGGAGACGATCTGGCAAAAGATGGAGCTGCGACAACAAGGCGCTCTCGTGAAAGCCATTGTCCGGCTCCAAGCAGAGTGGGCATCATCTCTGTTCGCAGGTTACGGTAGCATTTACTACGCCACGGAtctggaagaagagcgccGGCTACCATTACACGCAAGCTCGTCGGCACAGGAGATTTTTGCCCTTGGCCCTATCACGGGAAGGGACTGGAACGATAACGGGCGACTGGATGTCGCATTTGATAGAGGTCCAT GGAAAACCGTCGAGCAGTATCTGGAAGCAGTTGGACTTCGTGAGGCGAAATGCGTCAAAGAGCTTTCACGTCTACCACCTCCTCAAGTGACCCTCTCCGGGCCAGGTCTGTACGAGAGCACTagggagaagaagctgcggGCCTTGTGTTACTACCAGCAGATCTTCCGCCACTTGCTGCCGCACCCCGGCGATTCACCAATCCGCAGACCAGTCCCGTGGCATGGAGATCTTCATGTCGCCAACATGTTTGTTGATCCAAAGGATCCGACGAAAATATTGAGCATAATCGACTGGCAGTCCACTGAAGTTGCCCCATTGTTCGTACAAGCCCGTCAGCCTTACATCATCGATTTCGAAGGACCTCAATTGCCTGACTTGAGCACGGAGCATCCATCTCTTCCAGAAGACTTCGATCAGCTTTCTCCCGGCGAGCAAGCAGCTGCTCACAATCTCCGCCTGCGACAAGCTCTCGTGATGGCATACAGACAACGGACGCGAGTCATGGCGCCGGACATCTGGAAAGCCTTCGAGTATCAAGCCACACCCGCAGCGCAGCTCTTACAACTAGCTCGGGTGCTACTCGTCGATGGGGAAGGAATGTACACCGCTCGAATCGCCGAGCATCTCCGAGATCCCGACGGAATCCTCAAAGAAAGCGGCATCTCTATGACCGAAGCTGAAAtggccgaagccgaagcagACGGAGAGAAAGCGGTCCTTGGGATACAGTGGATGACAGGTATCTCCGATACGATCGGTCGGGAGCTCTTCCCGTTGGGCGGATGTGTGAAGACGGAGCGCTACGATGAGTCGAAAGATGCGCTTCGGCAGTGCAAGGAgcaggtaatagaggagtTTGCGAAAACTGACGAAGAGCGAAAGGCCTGGGAGGATGCGTGGCCCTTTGACAACTAA
- the MgAtr5 gene encoding ABC transporter (ABC-G family, PDR type, TC3.A.1.205. Involved in pleiotropic drug resistance) translates to MTLQRSSSWGVQTGTGEEVYRTLSRTFSNRPKEETYPESTSSSDDSTKKAADWGLTEELKQTQQQNENDGAKDKKLGITWTDLDIKGIGADAAFAENVISQFNIPKKIKEGRQKPPLKTIVDKSHGCVKPGEMLLVLGRPGAGCTSLLKILANRRLGYAEIDGDVKYGSMDHKQAQQYRGQIVMNTEEELFFPTLTVGQTMDFATRMKVPYNVPSNFSSAKELQQAQRDFLLKSMGIEHTDDTKVGNEYVRGVSGGERKRVSILETMAARATVVCWDNSTRGLDASTALEYTRCVRAMTDVLGLSSIVTLYQAGNGIYELFDKVLVLDEGKEIFYGPMSQAKPFMEDLGFVCTDGANVADFLTGITVPTERRIRDEYEDRFPRNADEVRAAYQKSNIKARMEQEYDYSDTEEAKTCTQTFCEAVQAEKHKSLPKKSPLTTSFYTQVQTSVIRQYQLLWGDKATFFIKQISTVSQALIAGSIFYNAPANSSGLFIKGGALFFSLLYNALVAMNEVTDSFSARPILAKHRGFAYYHPAAFCVAQITADIPIIIVQVTLLSLPMYWLTGLKPTAAAFFTYWAILFATSMAITAFFRMIGAGCATFDAASKVSGFAVSALIMYTGYMLPKPNMHPWFVWIYWIDPLAYGFEALMGNEFSNQVIPCANNNLVPNGPGYADSAFQACTGVRGAPRGSTIVTGEQYLDSLSYSPSNVWRNFGVLWAWWLLFVALTIYFTSNWSQVSGNSGFLVIPREKAKKAAHLMNDEEAQPAGMSEKKTAEDKEKDGNVDSQLIRNTSVFTWKGLTYTVKTPTGDRVLLDDVKGWVKPGMLGALMGSSGAGKTTLLDVLAQRKTEGTIKGSILVDGRDVPISFQRSAGYCEQLDIHEPLATVREALEFSALLRQPRDVPREDKLKYVDTIIDLLEMHDIENTLIGTTYAGLSVEQRKRLTIGVELVSKPSILIFLDEPTSGLDGQAAFNIVRFLRKLADVGQAVLVTIHQPSASLFAQFDTLLLLAKGGKTVYFGDIGDNGQTVKDYFGRYDAPCPKNANPAEHMIDVVSGTLSKDKDWNRVWLDSPEHSAMTTELDRIVSDAASKPPGTLDDGREFATSLWTQIKLVTNRNNISLFRNNDYTDNKFMLHIGSALFNGFTFWQIGNSVQDLQLRLFALFNFIFVAPGVIAQLQPLFLERRDLYEAREKKSKMYHWSAFVTGLIVSEIPYLVVCAVLYFVCFYYTVGFPAASSSAGAVFFVMLFYEFIYTGIGQFVAAYAPNALFASLINPFIISMLALFCGVLVPYAQIQPFWRYWFYYLNPFNYLMGSLLVFTTWNVPVTCKTSELAVFDTPNAGQTCQEYLAGFLQGMGRTSNLLNPQATSGCEVCQYRTGADYLYGLNLTKKSDGWRDAGIVVLFAFSSYGCVYLLMKLRTKASKKAE, encoded by the exons ATGACGCTGCAaagatcgtcgtcgtggGGAGTGCAGACGGGGACCGGAGAAGAAGTGTACCGCACGCTATCGCGAACATTTAGCAACAGGCCGAAAGAAGAGACATATCCGGAGAGCACCAGCAGCAGTGATGATTCCACGAAAAAGGCCGCCGACTGGGGACTGACAGAAGAATTGAAGCAAACGCAGCAACAAAACGAGAATGATGGTGCGAAGGACAAAAAGCTAGGGATTACCTGGACTGACCTGGAC ATCAAAGGCATCGGCGCCGATGCTGCCTTTGCCGAAAATGTCATCTCGCAATTCAACATTCCCAAAAAGATCAAGGAAGGCCGGCAAAAGCCTCCGCTCAAGACGATCGTGGACAAGTCTCACGGATGCGTCAAGCCTGGTGAGATGCTTCTCGTTCTCGGTCGTCCTGGCGCAGGCTGCACATCCCTTCTGAAGATTCTTGCGAATCGAAGACTGGGCTATGCGGAAATCGACGGCGATGTCAAATACGGATCGATGGACCACAAACAGGCCCAGCAGTATCGAGGCCAGATCGTCATGAACACAGAAGAGGAACTCTTCTTTCCAACGCTCACCGTCGGCCAGACCATGGACTTTGCGACACGGATGAAGGTTCCATACAACGTTCCATCGAATTTCAGCAGTGCAAAGGAATTGCAGCAGGCACAGCGGGACTTCCTGTTGAAGTCCATGGGCATTGAGCACACCGATGATACCAAGGTCGGTAATGAGTACGTCCGAGGTGTCAGTGGAGGTGAACGAAAGCGAGTGTCGATCTTGGAGACCATGGCCGCTCGGGCTACTGTCGTGTGCTGGGACAATTCGACCCGCGGACTGGATGCATCGACAGCACTGGAATACACAAGATGCGTCCGAGCGATGACAGATGTGCTGGGTTTGAGCTCAATAGTTACGTTGTACCAAGCGGGCAATGGTATCTACGAGCTCTTCGACAAG GTTCTCGTTCTTGACGAAGGCAAAGAGATCTTCTATGGTCCAATGTCCCAGGCCAAACCATTCATGGAGGATCTCGGATTCGTCTGCACAGACGGCGCAAATGTCGCAGACTTCTTGACCGGCATTACTGTTCCCACCGAACGCCGCATACGAGATGAATACGAAGACCGTTTCCCTCGTAACGCCGATGAGGTCCGCGCAGCATACCAAAAGAGCAACATCAAGGCCCGCATGGAGCAGGAGTACGACTACTCAGATACCGAAGAGGCTAAAACCTGCACACAGACCTTCTGCGAGGCCGTTCAGGCAGAGAAGCACAAAAGTCTTCCCAAGAAGTCTCCCCTTACCACCAGCTTCTACACCCAAGTTCAGACATCCGTCATCCGGCAATACCAATTGCTATGGGGTGACAAAGCCACGTTCTTCATCAAGCAAATCTCGACCGTCTCTCAGGCTCTGATCGCCGGCTCCATCTTCTACAACGCTCCTGCCAACTCATCCGGTCTCTTCATCAAAGGCGgcgccctcttcttctccctcctgtACAACGCTCTCGTGGCCATGAATGAAGTGACAGACTCCTTCAGCGCTCGCCCTATTCTAGCGAAACACCGAGGTTTCGCATACTACCACCCAGCAGCGTTCTGCGTAGCGCAGATCACCGCCGACATTCcgatcatcatcgtccaggTTACCTTACTCTCCTTGCCAATGTACTGGTTGACAGGCCTGAAGCCGACCGCTGCGGCATTCTTTACCTATTGGGCTATCCTCTTCGCTACGAGCATGGCTATCACCGCGTTCTTCCGCATGATCGGTGCTGGATGTGCGACGTTTGATGCGGCGTCGAAGGTCTCTGGGTTTGCGGTGTCGGCGTTGATCATGTACACGGGCTATAT GTTGCCGAAGCCGAATATGCATCCTTGGTTTGTCTG GATTTACTGGATTGACCCGCTCGCTTATGGATTCGAGGCTCTCATGGGCAACGAATTTAGCAATCAAGTCATACCTTGCGCGAACAACAATCTCGTACCGAACGGACCAGGCTACGCCGACTCAGCCTTCCAGGCCTGCACTGGCGTCCGAGGTGCACCACGAGGATCGACCATCGTCACCGGCGAGCAGTATCTCGACAGTCTCTCCTACTCGCCCTCCAATGTTTGGCGTAACTTTGGAGTCCTCTGGGCCTGGTGGCTACTTTTCGTCGCTCTGACGATCTACTTCACCAGCAATTGGAGTCAAGTCTCAGGCAACAGTGGTTTCTTGGTTATCCCCcgcgagaaggcgaagaaggctgctCACCTAATGAATGATGAGGAGGCGCAGCCAGCTGGTATGAGTGAGAAGAAGACCGCGGAAGACAAGGAGAAAGACGGCAACGTTGACAGCCAGCTCATTCGCAATACCTCCGTCTTCACCTGGAAAGGCCTTACCTATACGGTCAAGACTCCCACCGGAGATCGAGTCTTGCTCGACGATGTCAAAGGCTGGGTCAAGCCCGGTATGCTGGGCGCTCTCATGGGTTCCTCAGGGGCCGGTAAAACGACCCTGCTCGATGTTCTGGCGCAACGGAAAACCGAGGGCACTATCAAGGGTAGCATTCTGGTCGACGGTCGAGATGTGCCCATCTCCTTTCAACGTTCCGCCGGCTACTGCGAGCAGCTTGACATCCACGAGCCATTAGCTACCGTCCGCGAGGCACTCGAATTCTCTGCCTTGCTTCGGCAACCTCGCGATGTCCCACGCGAGGATAAGCTGAAATATGTCGACACAATCATTGACCTTCTTGAGATGCACGACATCGAGAACACACTCATTGGCACCACTTACGCCGGTCTGTCAGTCGAGCAGCGGAAGCGATTGACCATCGGCGTGGAATTGGTTTCCAAGCCTAGCATCTTGATCTTCCTGGATGAGCCCACGTCCGGACTGGACGGACAGGCTGCGTTCAACATCGTACGCTTCTTGCGCAAGCTGGCTGACGTGGGACAAGCTGTACTTGTCACAATCCATCAGCCATCGGCATCTCTCTTTGCTCAATTCGACACACTCTTGCTACTCGCCAAAGGTGGTAAGACAGTCTACTTCGGAGACATCGGCGACAACGGCCAGACCGTCAAGGACTACTTTGGACGCTACGATGCTCCTTGCCCCAAAAACGCAAACCCGGCCGAGCACATGATCGACGTGGTATCAGGAACCCTCAGCAAAGACAAAGACTGGAACCGCGTCTGGCTCGACTCACCCGAGCACTCCGCCATGACCACCGAGCTCGACCGCATCGTCTCCGACGCCGCCAGCAAACCCCCTGGCACCCTCGACGACGGTCGCGAATTCGCCACATCCCTCTGGACACAGATCAAACTCGTCACGAACCGCAACAacatctccctcttccgcAACAACGACTACACCGATAACAAATTCATGCTGCACATTGGTTCTGCCTTATTCAACGGTTTCACATTCTGGCAGATCGGCAACAGTGTGCAGGACCTTCAACTCCGCCTCTTCGCCCTGTTCaacttcatcttcgtcgcGCCTGGAGTTATCGCCCAACTTCAACCACTCTTCCTCGAGCGCCGCGATCTCTACGAAGCgagagagaagaagtcgaaaaTGTACCACTGGTCCGCCTTTGTCACTGGGCTCATCGTCAGCGAGATCCCCTATCTCGTCGTCTGCGCGGTGCTCTACTTCGTGTGCTTCTACTACACCGTCGGCTTCCCCGCCGCCAGCAGTTCCGCCGgcgccgtcttcttcgtcatgTTGTTTTACGAGTTCATCTACACCG GTATCGGCCAATTCGTCGCCGCCTACGCTCCAAACGCCCTCTTCGCCTCCCTCATCAACCCCTTCATTATCAGCATGCTCGCCCTCTTCTGCGGTGTGCTCGTCCCCTACGCCCAAATCCAGCCTTTCTGGCGTTACTGGTTCTATTATCTCAATCCTTTCAACTATCTAATGGGTAGCCTCCTTGTCTTCACCACCTGGAACGTACCCGTCACCTGCAAAACCTCCGAGCTCGCCGTCTTCGACACCCCGAATGCTGGACAAACGTGCCAGGAATATCTGGCGGGTTTCTTGCAAGGCATGGGCCGGACGAGTAATCTGCTGAACCCGCAGGCGACGAGCGGTTGTGAAGTGTGCCAGTACCGGACTGGAGCGGATTACCTATATGGCCTCAAtttgacgaagaagagcgatGGATGGAGGGATGCGGGAATTGTGGTGCTGTTTGCTTTCAGCTCGTATGGGTGCGTATATTTGTTGATGAAGTTGCGGACGAAGGCTAGTAAGAAGGCGGAGTGA